A portion of the Mesobacillus boroniphilus genome contains these proteins:
- the fliS gene encoding flagellar export chaperone FliS, protein MAIPNPYQSYKQNSVNTASPGELTLMLYNGCLKFIHQAKKGMSEKNIQEKNNSILRAQDIIRELMVTLNPDIEVGKQMLSMYDYMLRRLVEANIKNDLEILDEVEGLVTEFRDTWKQVIQINRQKQFSPDGRV, encoded by the coding sequence ATGGCAATACCAAATCCATATCAATCCTATAAGCAAAACTCCGTCAACACAGCCTCACCGGGAGAATTGACTTTAATGCTTTATAACGGATGCTTGAAATTTATCCACCAAGCGAAAAAAGGGATGAGTGAAAAGAACATCCAAGAAAAAAATAATAGTATCTTGCGAGCCCAGGATATTATCCGTGAACTGATGGTCACACTTAATCCTGATATTGAGGTCGGAAAGCAGATGTTGAGCATGTACGATTACATGCTTAGAAGGCTTGTAGAAGCTAATATTAAGAATGACCTTGAAATTTTGGATGAAGTTGAAGGCCTTGTGACGGAATTCCGTGATACTTGGAAGCAAGTCATCCAAATTAACAGACAAAAGCAATTCTCCCCGGACGGAAGAGTGTAA
- a CDS encoding flagellar protein FliT: MSPLEKFYETTAKLVQVLEGTFDRDEKILLLDKLLAERDVLLKDIKRPEPEEAVLAEKVVKLNQKLDILLVKEKTLIQKDLKDLKNHKEKSDRYQNPYASVSVDGMFYDKRN, translated from the coding sequence ATGAGCCCGTTAGAGAAGTTTTATGAAACAACGGCAAAGCTCGTCCAGGTGCTTGAAGGTACATTCGACCGGGATGAAAAAATTCTGCTCCTGGATAAGCTGCTTGCCGAGCGGGATGTTTTATTAAAAGACATCAAACGTCCGGAACCTGAGGAAGCAGTGCTTGCTGAAAAGGTGGTCAAGCTTAATCAAAAGCTGGACATCCTTTTAGTTAAGGAAAAAACACTTATCCAAAAGGATTTGAAGGATTTAAAGAATCACAAGGAAAAATCGGACAGGTACCAGAATCCATACGCTTCCGTATCCGTTGATGGAATGTTCTACGATAAACGCAACTAA
- the hpf gene encoding ribosome hibernation-promoting factor, HPF/YfiA family, with protein sequence MNYNIRGENIEVTPAIREYVEKKVAKLDRYFTESPNANVNVNLKVYQDKKSKVEITIPMKDLVLRAEELHEDMYAAIDLITDKLERQIRKHKTKVNRKFREKDSLKDFAPIFTEVEQVEDEEDLEVVRTKSFDLKPMDSEEAILQMNMLGHSFYVFTNAETNQTNVVYKRNDGRYGLIEAQ encoded by the coding sequence ATGAACTACAACATTCGTGGAGAAAACATTGAGGTAACGCCAGCAATCAGAGAGTATGTTGAGAAAAAGGTTGCGAAGCTTGACCGGTATTTTACCGAGTCACCCAATGCCAATGTGAACGTTAACCTGAAAGTTTACCAGGATAAAAAATCAAAAGTTGAAATTACAATTCCGATGAAGGACCTAGTGCTTCGCGCAGAGGAGCTTCATGAAGATATGTATGCGGCGATCGATTTGATTACGGACAAATTGGAGCGCCAAATCCGCAAGCACAAAACAAAAGTCAACCGCAAATTCCGTGAAAAGGATAGCCTGAAGGACTTCGCGCCGATCTTCACAGAAGTTGAGCAGGTTGAAGATGAAGAGGATCTGGAAGTTGTCCGTACGAAGAGCTTCGACCTCAAGCCAATGGATAGTGAGGAAGCAATTCTGCAGATGAACATGCTTGGCCATAGTTTCTACGTGTTCACAAACGCTGAAACAAACCAAACAAACGTTGTTTACAAGCGTAACGACGGACGATATGGCTTGATTGAAGCTCAATAA
- a CDS encoding DUF1028 domain-containing protein translates to MTFSIVGYDPQEKEWGIAVQSKFLGVGAVVPFAKAGVGAVATQSYANTAYGPRALELMAQGKSAEEVMELITKDDPDKEMRQVGLIDAEGNGATFTGTYCYDWAGGVAGKHFAAQGNILVDENTVKAMAETFESTEGSLAHRLLQALNAGQQAGGDSRGQQSAALLVVKEKGGYGGYNDRYIDLRVDDHPEPITELIRIYGLQQLYFAKSKPENVVAIEGEVKETVVQHLKRLDYLKADPSDEEELHKALTSYIHTENFEEREQEKGKIDLEVLEFMKNQ, encoded by the coding sequence ATGACATTTTCGATAGTAGGTTATGATCCGCAGGAAAAAGAGTGGGGGATTGCGGTTCAATCCAAATTTCTTGGAGTTGGGGCAGTCGTGCCGTTTGCGAAGGCGGGAGTGGGTGCTGTGGCTACCCAGTCTTATGCGAATACCGCTTATGGCCCGCGGGCACTGGAGTTAATGGCGCAGGGAAAATCTGCTGAGGAAGTTATGGAGCTGATCACGAAGGATGACCCTGACAAGGAAATGCGCCAGGTCGGCTTGATCGACGCCGAAGGAAACGGTGCAACGTTTACAGGTACATATTGCTATGACTGGGCAGGCGGGGTGGCAGGGAAGCATTTCGCGGCACAGGGAAATATTTTAGTAGATGAGAATACTGTAAAGGCGATGGCTGAAACGTTTGAGTCGACGGAAGGGTCGCTCGCTCACCGGTTGCTGCAAGCGCTCAATGCCGGCCAGCAAGCCGGAGGAGACAGCAGGGGCCAGCAGTCTGCAGCACTTCTTGTTGTCAAGGAGAAGGGGGGCTACGGCGGTTATAATGACCGCTATATCGATCTGCGTGTAGATGACCATCCCGAACCAATTACGGAACTCATCCGCATCTACGGACTTCAGCAGCTCTATTTTGCAAAATCAAAGCCTGAGAACGTAGTTGCAATTGAGGGTGAGGTAAAGGAAACCGTCGTCCAGCATCTCAAGCGTCTCGATTACCTGAAGGCAGATCCATCTGACGAAGAGGAGCTCCATAAAGCGCTAACTTCCTACATTCACACCGAAAACTTCGAAGAAAGAGAACAGGAGAAAGGCAAGATTGATTTAGAAGTGTTAGAGTTTATGAAAAACCAATAA
- the secA gene encoding preprotein translocase subunit SecA produces the protein MGILTKIFDQNKRDIKRLTKMADQIDALAGDMEKLSDDQLREKTEEFKSRYQNGASTDDLLIEAFAVVREGAKRVLGLYPYKVQLMGGISLHEGNISEMKTGEGKTLTATMPVYLNAITGRGVHVITVNEYLASRDAVEMGKLYEFLGLTVGLNLNSMTKEEKQEAYRADITYGTNNEFGFDYLRDNMVLYSDQKVQRPLHFCVIDEVDSILIDEARTPLIISGSAQKSAALYIQANAFVRTLKREEDYTYDEKTKGVQLTEDGITKSEKGFGIENLFDIKHVTLLHHINLAMKAQTSMHKDVDYVVQDGEIVIVDQFTGRLMKGRRYSEGLHQAIEAKEGLEIQNESMTLATITFQNYFRMYEKLSGMTGTAKTEEEEFRNIYNMNVVVIPTNRPIARDDRADLIYATMQGKFKAVADDIAERNQAGQPVLVGTVAIETSEIISAFLSKKGIKHNVLNAKNHEREAEIIAEAGHQGSVTIATNMAGRGTDIKLGEGVKELGGLAVIGTERHESRRIDNQLRGRSGRQGDPGVTQFYLSMEDELMRRFGSDNMKTMMERLGMDDTQPIQSKMVSRAVESAQKRVEGNNFDARKQLLQYDDVLRQQREIIYKQRDEVLESENLRDIVERMIRSALERNVSAHTPAGEDMEKWDLNSIIDYVNGNLLHEGDITVEDLRGKEQDEIIEAIMAKVKERYDEKEELLTDEQMREFEKVIVLRSVDSKWMDHIDQMDQLRQGIHLRAYGQIDPLREYQHEGFAMFENMVLSIEDDVAKYIMKAEIRSNLERQEVAKGHAVNPKEGEGGKVKKKPVVKTMDVGRNDPCICGSGKKYKNCCGKAE, from the coding sequence ATGGGGATTTTAACGAAAATTTTCGACCAGAATAAACGCGATATCAAAAGATTGACGAAAATGGCGGATCAAATCGATGCGCTTGCAGGTGATATGGAAAAGCTGTCAGACGATCAGCTCAGGGAAAAAACGGAGGAATTCAAATCCCGTTACCAGAACGGCGCGTCTACTGATGACCTGCTGATTGAAGCATTCGCAGTTGTCCGTGAAGGTGCTAAGCGTGTCCTTGGTCTTTATCCTTATAAGGTCCAGCTGATGGGTGGTATTTCCCTTCATGAAGGGAATATCTCTGAAATGAAGACTGGTGAAGGTAAAACCCTTACAGCAACAATGCCGGTTTACCTGAACGCGATCACTGGACGTGGTGTGCACGTTATCACGGTCAACGAATACCTGGCAAGCCGTGACGCTGTTGAGATGGGCAAGCTGTATGAATTCCTTGGCCTGACTGTCGGCCTCAACCTGAACAGCATGACGAAGGAAGAGAAGCAGGAAGCGTATCGTGCCGATATTACTTATGGTACGAACAACGAATTCGGCTTCGACTATCTTCGCGACAACATGGTGCTATACTCAGACCAGAAAGTACAGCGTCCGCTGCACTTCTGTGTCATCGATGAAGTTGACTCCATCTTGATCGATGAAGCGCGTACGCCGTTGATCATTTCGGGGTCTGCACAAAAATCTGCCGCGCTTTACATTCAGGCGAATGCATTCGTTCGCACTTTGAAGCGCGAAGAGGATTACACATATGATGAAAAAACAAAAGGTGTCCAGCTGACTGAGGACGGAATTACAAAGTCCGAGAAGGGTTTTGGCATTGAAAACCTTTTTGACATCAAGCATGTGACATTGCTTCACCACATCAACCTGGCGATGAAGGCCCAGACTAGCATGCATAAGGATGTCGATTACGTCGTCCAGGATGGCGAAATTGTCATCGTTGACCAGTTCACAGGACGTCTGATGAAGGGCCGCCGTTACAGTGAAGGCTTGCACCAGGCAATTGAGGCAAAAGAAGGTCTTGAAATCCAGAATGAAAGCATGACGCTTGCAACGATCACATTCCAGAACTACTTCCGTATGTACGAAAAGCTATCCGGTATGACCGGTACGGCGAAGACTGAGGAAGAGGAATTCCGCAATATTTACAATATGAACGTTGTTGTCATCCCGACGAACCGTCCGATCGCCCGTGACGACCGTGCGGATTTGATTTATGCAACGATGCAAGGGAAGTTCAAGGCAGTCGCTGATGACATTGCCGAACGCAACCAGGCTGGCCAGCCGGTCCTTGTTGGTACTGTTGCGATTGAAACATCTGAAATCATTTCTGCCTTCTTATCGAAAAAAGGCATCAAGCACAATGTCCTGAACGCGAAAAACCATGAGCGTGAAGCTGAAATCATCGCTGAAGCCGGTCATCAAGGTTCGGTTACGATCGCGACAAACATGGCGGGCCGTGGTACGGATATCAAGCTTGGCGAGGGCGTCAAAGAGCTTGGCGGTCTTGCTGTTATTGGTACAGAGCGTCATGAGAGCCGTCGTATCGACAATCAGCTCCGCGGACGTTCCGGACGTCAGGGTGACCCGGGTGTCACGCAGTTCTACCTTTCAATGGAAGATGAGCTGATGCGCCGCTTTGGTTCTGACAATATGAAAACAATGATGGAGCGTCTTGGCATGGATGATACCCAGCCAATCCAGAGTAAGATGGTTTCAAGAGCCGTCGAATCTGCGCAAAAACGTGTTGAAGGCAACAACTTCGATGCTCGTAAGCAATTGCTTCAGTACGATGATGTTCTTCGCCAGCAGCGCGAAATTATCTACAAGCAGCGTGACGAGGTTCTTGAATCTGAAAATCTCCGCGATATCGTTGAAAGAATGATCAGGTCTGCGTTGGAGCGCAATGTCTCTGCCCATACGCCAGCAGGCGAGGATATGGAAAAATGGGATCTGAACAGCATCATTGACTACGTGAACGGCAACCTGCTTCACGAAGGCGACATCACTGTCGAAGACCTTCGCGGCAAAGAACAGGACGAAATCATTGAAGCCATCATGGCGAAGGTGAAAGAGCGCTATGATGAAAAAGAAGAGCTGTTGACTGACGAGCAAATGCGTGAATTCGAGAAAGTTATCGTGCTTCGTTCGGTTGACTCAAAGTGGATGGACCACATCGACCAGATGGACCAGCTGCGCCAGGGTATCCACCTGCGTGCTTATGGCCAGATCGATCCACTGCGCGAATACCAGCACGAAGGCTTCGCGATGTTCGAAAACATGGTACTATCCATCGAAGACGATGTTGCGAAATATATCATGAAAGCTGAGATCCGCAGCAACCTTGAGCGCCAGGAAGTAGCGAAAGGCCACGCGGTGAATCCAAAAGAAGGCGAAGGCGGCAAAGTGAAGAAAAAGCCTGTCGTCAAAACGATGGATGTCGGCCGTAATGACCCGTGCATCTGCGGCAGCGGCAAGAAATACAAGAACTGCTGCGGCAAAGCTGAATAA
- the prfB gene encoding peptide chain release factor 2 (programmed frameshift): MELADIRNELEKTAKKLADFRGSLDLENKEARIAELEDGMLAPDFWDDQQKAQVVINEANALKEQVNVFNELSETYENLDLTYELVKEENDADLREELEKELVEFKESLSEFELQLLLSEEYDKNNAILELHPGAGGTESQDWGSMLLRMYTRWAEKRGFKVETLDYLPGDEAGIKSVTLKINGHNAYGYLKAEKGVHRLVRISPFDSSGRRHTSFVSCEVMPEFNNEIEIEIRTEDLKIDTYRASGAGGQHINTTDSAVRITHLPTGVVVSSQAERSQIKNRETSMKMLKAKLYQREIEQQQAELDEIRGEQKEIGWGSQIRSYVFHPYSMVKDHRTSAESGNVQAVMDGDIDMFIDAYLRSKLSLGE, encoded by the exons ATGGAATTAGCAGATATCAGAAATGAGCTTGAAAAAACAGCTAAGAAATTAGCGGACTTCAGGGGGTCTCTT GACCTCGAAAATAAAGAAGCGCGAATCGCTGAGCTAGAGGACGGTATGCTTGCGCCAGACTTTTGGGATGACCAGCAGAAGGCACAGGTTGTCATTAACGAAGCGAATGCGCTTAAGGAACAGGTTAATGTATTTAACGAATTGAGTGAGACTTACGAGAATCTTGATCTTACTTATGAGCTGGTAAAAGAGGAGAACGATGCGGATCTTCGTGAAGAGCTGGAGAAGGAGCTCGTGGAATTCAAGGAGAGCTTAAGTGAGTTTGAACTTCAGCTTCTTTTAAGCGAGGAATACGATAAAAATAACGCGATTCTTGAACTTCATCCAGGCGCTGGCGGAACGGAATCACAGGACTGGGGCTCCATGCTGTTGCGGATGTACACACGCTGGGCCGAAAAACGCGGCTTCAAGGTCGAGACGCTTGATTACCTGCCAGGAGACGAGGCGGGAATCAAGAGTGTAACTTTGAAGATTAACGGACACAATGCATATGGTTATTTGAAAGCGGAAAAAGGCGTACACCGCCTGGTTCGAATTTCGCCGTTCGACTCTTCAGGACGCCGCCATACTTCATTTGTTTCCTGCGAAGTTATGCCGGAATTCAACAACGAAATCGAGATTGAAATCCGGACGGAAGATTTGAAAATCGATACGTACCGTGCAAGCGGTGCCGGCGGTCAGCATATCAACACGACTGATTCAGCCGTCCGTATTACCCACTTGCCAACTGGCGTCGTTGTATCATCCCAGGCAGAACGTTCACAGATCAAGAACCGTGAAACGTCGATGAAGATGCTGAAAGCTAAGCTTTACCAGCGTGAAATCGAGCAGCAGCAAGCCGAACTGGACGAAATCCGCGGCGAGCAAAAAGAGATCGGCTGGGGCAGCCAGATTCGCTCCTATGTGTTCCACCCATATTCTATGGTCAAAGACCACCGCACCAGCGCGGAATCCGGCAACGTGCAGGCAGTCATGGACGGGGATATTGATATGTTTATTGATGCTTATTTGAGATCGAAGTTGAGTTTGGGTGAGTAA
- a CDS encoding NERD domain-containing protein: protein MIVKRRKVPLRLKINDAVLRRLPETHPKRAGVMQDSMRFGAGHKGEVNLDYYTNLLHEDDFHIFQGLRLKTGETHFQMDSLLLSPSFASIIESKNMAGTLTFNSHFNQMDRSLNDKTDTFDDPLLQAKRHRILLLKWLNLHHYPMIPIEYLVFSSNPSTALRNPYNDPEIYHRVCPPSRLIFKIEEFLSKYKNEELTVKEHKRLSKLLLKSDQPPESHLPKLQILPSEYLTGVQCPSCNRYAMERYSGTWNCNHCGATAKDAHLQALEDYFLLFNSSINNRQFRAFVHLPSQKLASKLLAKSNLLATGSTKGRRYQPK, encoded by the coding sequence TTGATCGTTAAAAGAAGAAAAGTACCGTTAAGACTTAAAATTAATGATGCTGTCTTAAGAAGATTACCTGAAACACATCCCAAACGGGCAGGCGTCATGCAGGATTCAATGCGATTCGGAGCTGGCCACAAAGGAGAGGTAAATTTAGACTATTACACAAACCTGCTCCATGAAGATGATTTTCATATATTCCAGGGTTTACGCTTAAAAACAGGTGAAACTCATTTCCAAATGGACTCCCTGCTCCTCTCCCCTTCATTCGCCAGTATTATTGAATCCAAAAACATGGCGGGCACCCTCACTTTCAATTCCCACTTTAATCAAATGGACCGCAGCCTAAATGATAAAACAGACACGTTTGATGACCCACTTCTCCAGGCAAAAAGACACCGGATACTCCTGCTAAAATGGCTGAATCTCCACCATTACCCTATGATCCCTATTGAATATCTAGTCTTTAGCAGTAATCCTTCAACTGCCTTGCGTAATCCCTACAATGATCCAGAAATATACCACCGCGTCTGTCCTCCTAGCAGACTAATTTTTAAAATAGAAGAGTTTCTTTCAAAATATAAAAATGAAGAACTTACCGTGAAAGAACATAAGAGACTAAGTAAGCTCTTACTAAAGAGTGACCAGCCTCCTGAATCCCACTTGCCAAAACTCCAAATTCTTCCATCTGAATACCTTACTGGAGTCCAATGCCCGTCTTGCAATCGTTATGCGATGGAGCGATACAGTGGCACTTGGAACTGTAATCACTGCGGAGCTACTGCAAAAGATGCCCATTTACAAGCACTTGAAGATTATTTTCTATTATTTAATTCATCCATCAATAACCGCCAGTTTCGCGCGTTCGTTCATTTACCATCACAGAAATTAGCATCCAAGCTGCTGGCAAAATCAAATCTCCTCGCAACAGGTTCAACAAAAGGCAGAAGATATCAACCTAAATAA
- a CDS encoding CoA-disulfide reductase — MSKKVVIVGGVAGGATTAARLRRLDEKTEIVMIERGEYISFANCGLPYYIGGAIQERDALLVQTVEGMSRKFNMDIRNLSEVTRIDRERKVVEIKNLKTGETYEENYDVLVLSPGASPIKPPIPGINEAEALFTLRNIPDTDKIKAYVDEQQPKKATVIGGGFIGVEMAENLWERGVEVTLVEMADQIMAPIDFEMASILHQHLREKGVNLVLEDGVKTFEKNGKLINLNSGKQIDTDLVILAIGVAPENKLAKDTGLELGLRGAIRVNERLQTTDDSIYAIGDAIEVKDYINGQATHIPLAWPANRQGRIVADHINDIDSKYQGTLGTSIAKVFDMTVAATGNNEKTLKRLGISYDVVHVHPSSHAGYYPGAFPIALKLIFDRETGKIFGAQAVSYDGADKRIDVLATAIKGGMTIFDLPDLELAYAPPYSSAKDPVNMAGYAAKNIAEGLVETVQWHEINDILADGGYLIDVREPIERDMGMIEGSVNIPLGELRERLGEIPTKEVYVYCQVGLRGYLATRILMQAGFKVRNLDGGYKTYSCVYEPDASENCGTPISDNGVAQHKHAMEEIAAGAAQASVGLAVEAAPVTQAAAPAVEAAPPIVKTTLDACGLSCPGPIMKVYKTIGDMQDGEVMEVHATDPGFAKDIKAWCEKTGNKLVSNKFEDKKFKAQIMKGNVVVPVNIMAAPAGVPTGVPTAAPAKNGATMVVFSGDLDKAIATFIIASGAAAMGKEVTLFFTFWGLNILKRNDAPATEKDMMAKIFSMMMPNGANDLPLSKMNMGGMGAKMIKTVMANHNVDNLETLMKNAMDAGVKLVACGMSMDLMGIAKEELIGGVEIGGVAAYLGDAEDSGLNLFI; from the coding sequence ATGTCTAAAAAAGTTGTGATCGTAGGTGGAGTTGCTGGCGGAGCTACAACAGCTGCCCGTTTAAGAAGATTAGATGAAAAAACAGAAATCGTGATGATCGAACGTGGTGAATATATCTCTTTTGCGAATTGCGGACTTCCTTATTATATTGGCGGTGCGATCCAAGAGCGCGACGCATTGCTTGTGCAGACTGTTGAAGGCATGTCCAGAAAATTCAATATGGACATCCGCAACCTGAGTGAAGTGACGCGCATCGACCGCGAGCGTAAAGTAGTTGAGATCAAGAACCTTAAAACTGGTGAAACATATGAAGAAAACTATGATGTATTAGTTTTATCACCTGGAGCTAGCCCAATCAAGCCTCCTATCCCAGGCATTAATGAAGCTGAAGCATTGTTCACGCTTCGTAACATTCCTGACACTGATAAAATCAAGGCATATGTTGATGAACAACAACCGAAGAAGGCAACCGTCATCGGCGGTGGATTTATTGGTGTTGAAATGGCGGAAAACCTTTGGGAACGCGGTGTTGAAGTAACACTCGTTGAAATGGCTGACCAGATCATGGCGCCAATCGACTTTGAAATGGCTTCTATTTTACATCAGCATCTTCGTGAAAAAGGTGTAAACCTTGTTCTTGAAGATGGCGTTAAAACTTTTGAGAAGAACGGCAAGCTGATCAACCTGAACAGCGGAAAGCAAATTGACACTGATTTAGTGATCCTTGCGATTGGTGTGGCACCTGAAAACAAGCTGGCGAAAGATACTGGCCTTGAACTAGGCTTGCGTGGAGCAATCCGTGTCAACGAGCGCCTGCAGACTACTGATGATAGCATTTACGCAATTGGCGATGCGATTGAAGTGAAAGACTATATCAACGGACAGGCGACTCACATCCCGCTTGCATGGCCGGCCAACCGCCAGGGACGCATCGTTGCTGACCATATCAACGACATTGATTCAAAATACCAGGGCACACTTGGCACATCCATTGCGAAGGTATTTGACATGACGGTTGCGGCAACAGGTAATAACGAGAAGACTTTAAAACGTCTTGGCATCTCTTACGATGTCGTGCACGTTCACCCAAGCTCTCACGCTGGATACTATCCTGGCGCATTCCCGATCGCGCTAAAATTGATCTTTGACCGAGAAACAGGAAAAATCTTCGGTGCACAGGCTGTATCTTATGATGGCGCGGACAAGCGTATCGACGTTCTGGCAACTGCCATCAAAGGCGGCATGACAATTTTTGACCTGCCAGACCTAGAACTGGCTTACGCACCGCCATACTCTTCCGCAAAAGACCCAGTCAATATGGCTGGCTATGCTGCTAAGAATATTGCCGAGGGACTTGTGGAAACTGTTCAATGGCATGAGATTAATGACATTCTAGCTGATGGTGGTTACCTGATCGACGTCCGCGAGCCGATCGAGCGCGATATGGGCATGATAGAAGGCTCTGTAAACATCCCGCTTGGGGAACTTCGCGAACGACTAGGTGAAATCCCGACGAAAGAAGTTTACGTTTACTGCCAGGTGGGTCTTCGCGGATATCTAGCTACACGTATCCTGATGCAGGCTGGATTCAAGGTACGCAATCTGGATGGCGGTTATAAAACTTACTCTTGCGTGTATGAGCCAGATGCCAGTGAAAACTGCGGCACACCAATCAGCGATAACGGCGTTGCACAGCATAAACATGCGATGGAGGAAATTGCTGCTGGTGCGGCTCAGGCTAGTGTAGGATTAGCTGTTGAGGCTGCTCCTGTTACTCAGGCAGCTGCTCCTGCCGTGGAAGCTGCCCCGCCGATTGTGAAAACTACTCTTGATGCTTGCGGCCTGTCTTGCCCTGGTCCAATCATGAAGGTGTATAAGACAATTGGCGACATGCAGGACGGCGAGGTGATGGAAGTGCACGCAACAGACCCAGGCTTCGCGAAGGACATCAAGGCTTGGTGCGAAAAAACAGGCAACAAGCTTGTCAGCAACAAGTTTGAAGATAAGAAGTTCAAGGCCCAGATCATGAAAGGCAACGTAGTTGTGCCTGTTAATATCATGGCAGCTCCTGCTGGGGTTCCGACTGGCGTTCCTACAGCTGCTCCGGCTAAGAATGGTGCAACGATGGTCGTGTTCAGCGGCGACCTTGATAAGGCAATCGCAACCTTCATCATCGCATCCGGTGCCGCGGCAATGGGCAAAGAGGTAACCTTGTTCTTCACCTTCTGGGGACTGAACATCCTGAAGCGCAACGACGCACCGGCTACAGAGAAGGACATGATGGCAAAAATATTCAGCATGATGATGCCAAATGGCGCAAATGACCTGCCGTTGTCCAAGATGAATATGGGCGGCATGGGAGCCAAGATGATCAAGACTGTCATGGCAAACCATAATGTCGACAATCTAGAAACCTTGATGAAAAACGCCATGGATGCAGGCGTGAAGCTTGTAGCCTGCGGAATGAGCATGGACCTAATGGGGATTGCAAAAGAAGAACTCATCGGCGGAGTCGAAATCGGCGGCGTTGCAGCCTACCTCGGCGACGCGGAGGATTCTGGATTGAATTTGTTTATCTAA
- a CDS encoding YitT family protein, protein MKKRRNHTLNPTLEKLFEYFYVLVGSAIVAISFNVFLLPNRVASGGVSGISTILDATLGWEPAYVQWAFNIPLFIAGVVLLGRQYGYKTLAGTIFLPFVVFLTNDVKPWTLDPLLGSLFGGIGVGLGLGIVFRGNASTGGTDLAAQIIHKFTGLSLGTCVAMIDGLIVLSAAIVFDIERGLYALIGLYVTSKTIDLVQVGIGRSKMAMVITNRQDEVREAILNKIDRGVTKLSAYGGYTDQERPIIMCVVDQTEFTKLKQLVQSIDPSAFVIVMDASEVLGEGFKRA, encoded by the coding sequence TTGAAGAAAAGGCGTAATCATACATTAAATCCAACTTTAGAAAAGCTTTTTGAATATTTTTATGTACTGGTAGGATCAGCGATTGTTGCAATCTCTTTCAATGTGTTCTTGCTGCCGAATCGGGTAGCTTCCGGAGGGGTCAGCGGGATCAGTACGATTTTGGATGCGACGCTTGGCTGGGAGCCGGCCTACGTTCAGTGGGCCTTTAATATACCGTTGTTTATTGCCGGGGTTGTTTTACTAGGGCGCCAATATGGGTATAAAACTCTTGCAGGTACCATTTTCCTTCCATTTGTAGTGTTTCTGACAAATGATGTGAAGCCGTGGACTCTAGATCCTTTGCTTGGATCTTTGTTCGGCGGTATCGGTGTCGGTCTGGGCCTTGGCATTGTATTTAGAGGAAATGCGTCAACTGGCGGTACAGATTTGGCGGCGCAAATCATCCACAAGTTCACAGGGCTCTCGCTTGGTACCTGTGTGGCGATGATCGACGGATTGATTGTATTATCAGCTGCAATTGTATTCGATATCGAACGCGGTCTATATGCTTTAATTGGGCTGTATGTTACTAGTAAAACGATTGATCTTGTGCAGGTCGGAATTGGGCGCTCGAAGATGGCGATGGTCATTACAAACCGCCAGGATGAAGTTCGTGAAGCGATTTTGAATAAAATTGATCGTGGAGTGACAAAACTATCAGCATACGGCGGCTATACGGACCAAGAACGGCCAATTATCATGTGTGTTGTGGACCAGACGGAGTTCACAAAATTGAAACAATTGGTCCAATCCATTGATCCATCTGCATTTGTCATTGTAATGGATGCTTCTGAGGTTTTGGGTGAGGGTTTTAAAAGGGCTTGA
- the cccB gene encoding cytochrome c551, with the protein MKKKLLALLMGTSLALAACGGGDEAGGGGDTAGADPEKLYNQKCSSCHGGDLEGGVGPKLSDVGSRLSQEDIESVIANGQGSMPPKLLEGENASAVAEWLANKK; encoded by the coding sequence TTGAAGAAGAAATTATTAGCTCTATTAATGGGAACCTCCTTGGCACTGGCAGCTTGCGGTGGCGGCGATGAAGCTGGCGGAGGCGGAGACACGGCTGGTGCAGATCCAGAAAAGCTCTATAATCAAAAATGCTCTAGCTGCCATGGCGGTGATCTAGAAGGCGGCGTAGGACCGAAACTAAGCGATGTAGGTTCACGTTTATCTCAAGAGGACATTGAAAGTGTAATCGCAAACGGCCAGGGCTCAATGCCTCCAAAACTGCTTGAAGGCGAAAATGCGTCGGCAGTTGCTGAATGGCTGGCAAACAAAAAATAA